The DNA region CCGGGCTACACCTGGTGCCAGTCGACGTTCACCTGGCTGAACCAGGGTTGGACCGGCACCGCCGAGATCGACCTGCTGACCGAGATGTCGTGTGACGCGGCGGCGCTCGCCGACGTGCGCGAGTTCTACGTCTACGTCAACCCCGGCAGCGTGCACCTGGACAACATCCGGGTCGAGTAGTCAGATCGCTCCGAACGCGCGAACCCTGGCCCCGAACAACTCGGGGCCAGGGTTCGTCACGTCGGTCGCTTGCTGATCGGTGGGTCAGCGCAGCGTGGCTGCTCCGGTGACGAAGGAGCGCCAGGCAGTCGGGTCGAAGGTCAGCGCCGGTCCGGTCTGGTCCTTGCTGTCCCGGACCAGGACGCGACCGGGGAGGTTGTCCGCCACCTCGACGCAGTCGCTTCCGTTGCTGTTGCTGCG from Solwaraspora sp. WMMD791 includes:
- a CDS encoding DUF397 domain-containing protein, which codes for MTEPMWRKSSRSNSNGSDCVEVADNLPGRVLVRDSKDQTGPALTFDPTAWRSFVTGAATLR